ACCTCAAAATGACAGCCTTCGCGTTTATACATTCACCAACGCGCCGGAAGTGGAACTGTCGCTCAACGGAAAAACATTAGGAAAAAAGAAATTAATCGATTATCCTAATCGGATTATTACGTGGGAAGTCCCTAATATACCAGGCGCTTTGAAAGCAATTGCTTTCAAAGGCACAAAACAAGTAGCAGCAAACGAATTGAAAACAACCGGAGTAGCTACGAGGCTACAACTCATTGCCGACAGAACAACATTGAGCGCAAATGGCGAAGATGTATCGTTCATTGAAGTGAAAGCCGTTGATTCAAATGGCAACCGCGTTCCTGAAAATGGACAACTAATACGATTTAGCATTGAAGGAGCCGGCATCATTGCAGGCGTTGATAACGGCGATTTAGACAGCCGCGAAGCATTTCAATCAAACCATCGGGAGTTGAGAGATGGACGCTGTTTAGTTATAGTTCGCTCTAACCGGAAAGCAGGTAAAATCATATTAACCGCCACTGCCGAAGGATTAACCCAAGCTTCCGTCGAACTGAATGCGCAGCAAAACAAAACGATTCCAACTTTATGATAATTATTTACACAAGCATAAAAATATATGACTTGAAATTAAGACCAGAAAGGAGTTATAGAAAATAAAACAGCTAAACAGGTTATTAAACAGAGTACAAACACAAATAAAACACTCATAAGATGAAACGAACACGACAAGCAAAACTTGACATACAAGGGAATGCTTATGCGTGAGTTACATACGACCTTTAAAAATAAATTATTCACGTATGAAAATTAAATTGATTTCGCTGCTGACAATAGGATTTACGTTGTTGGTAATTATGGCCTTCAAAACTAATCACAAGCCCACCCTTTACATTATCGGCGATTCAACCATAGCTAAAGATGGAGGCCTAATAGAAGGTTGGGGAGTTCCAATAGCGACATTCTTTGATACGGCAAAAATCGTTGTAGAAAACGACGCACGAGGAGGACGCAGCAGTCGATCATTCCGATATGAAGGATTATGGCAGAAAGTGGTCAATAAGTTACAACCTGGCGATTATGTTTTAATGCAATTCGGTCATAATGATGGAGGAAAAATAGATGGAGACAAATATCGTGCATCCTTAAAAGGTATCGGAGATGAAGAACAAGAAATCACCCGTCCGGATGGGAGTAAAGAAATGGTACATACATATGGATGGTATATGCGGAAATACATTGACGAAGCAAAAGCCAAAGGCGCTATTCCCATTGTATGTTCGCCGATACCGCGAAATGAATGGAAAGATGGCAAAGTGATCCGTAATAAAACCAATTACGGTGGATGGGCAAGAGAAGTCGCCCATACGGAAGGTGCTTATTTTATTGATCTTAATACGTTAATAGCCAATAAATATGATCAGATGGGAGCTGAGGTCGTAAAACAATTGTTCCCTCAGGATCACACACATACTTCTCCTACAGGAGCGACGCTAAACGCCAGAATGGTTGTCAAAGGCATTCGGCATTTAAAAGATTGCCCGTTAAAACAATTTTTGCGAAAGGAGGATTCATCTTTTCTAATCACCAATTATGGTGCTGTAGGAGATGGAACAACACTCAACACAAAAGCAATACAAAACACAATCGATTGGTGTGCAGCAGAAGGTGGAGGGACGGTAATCGTCCCATCCGGAATTTTTCTAAGCGGAGCCATTTTTCTAAAGCAAGGCGTCAATCTGATGGTTGAAAAAAACGGGGTGCTCAAGGGCACTACAAATCTGGCAGATTATCCTTTAGTAGCAACCCGTTGGGAAGGAACAGAATGTCAATGGACTTCTGCTTTTATCAATGTATTCAATATGACAGGATTTCACCTGAGCGGGGAAGGAACTATTGACGGGTCGGGTGAAGCCTGGGTACAGAATGGGATCATTGCTTCAAAACAACCCGGATACAGCAAGTTAAGCGACAGGGAACGTTATGGAAGACCACGCCTTATTGCCATTCAGGATTGCAAAAATGTCACCATCTCAGGATTGCATTTGCACAATGAAGCCTGCTGGTGTCTGTTTATTCTCTATTCTCAAAACATTACCGTGCAAAATCTGACCATTCACGCCGAACACAACATCCCCATGTCCGACGGCATTGATATTGACTCAAGCAAAAAGATACATGTCAATAATTGCGACATTGATGACGACGATGATTGCATTTCTATTAAATCAGGGAAAGATGCAGAAGGAAGACGTATCGGGAGAGCATCACAAGATATTCTTATCGAGAAATGTACATTTCGTTATGGCGGCGGCGGCGTGGCGATGGGAAGTGAAATGTCAGGAGGAATCAAAAATGTAGAAATTCACGATTGCGTCGCAGAAGACGGTAACTGGGCACCAATCCGATTCAAGTCACAACCCAGCCGGGGAGGTGTTGTAGAAAACATAACCTATCGCAACATTATCTTGAAAAACACCCGTAATGCATTCGACTTCAACATGGCATGGCGGATGGTTCATCCTAAGCCGGCATCAAATCCATTGCCCGTAATACGCAACATCCATATCATCAATGTATCCGGAACGGTTCAATCGGTAGGCGACATGCACGGCCTGGCAGGAAGTCCGATAAGCAATGTGGAATTTAAAAACTGTAACATTACCGCTCAAACAGGATTTATTTTAGATCACGTAAAGAATATAAATCTCTCAGGACTCACGTTGAAAGTAGCCAAAGGAGAATCCATAATCCGTAAAAATTAAAAATTGACATGAAGAGGAAGTTATTTATTAGTCTAATCATTCTGTTTATAACAAGTGGAATGACATTTGCCAAAATCACACTGCCCGATGTTTTGAATAGCGGAATGGTACTACAACAAAAGCAAAAAGATCCCATCTGGGGAACCGCCAATCCGGGAGAGAAAATAACAGTTGAGTTTGCAGGACAGCATAAAAGCACAATCGCTAACACGACTGGACATTGGAAAATATGGCTTGAACCGATGCAAGCAAGCAGTACCCCTCGTACAATGAAAATATCAGGAACAACAAACACTATCGTTTTGCATGACATCCTAATAGGAGAAGTATGGCTATGTTCAGGACAATCAAATATGCAATTGATATTGGAAAGTACAAATAAAGGAGATTCGGTGATCGCCTCTGCAAACTATCCCATGCTACGGCTATTTAATGTCAGCCGAGCTGTTGCATTCAAACACCAGAGCGGACCACTAGCGATTTGGGAAAAATGCACGCCGGCCTCTGTAAAAGATTTCTCAGCAGCCGCTTATTATTTTGGACTGCTACTACAAAAGAAACTGAACGTTCCCGTAGGAATTATCAATGCTTCTTTTGGAGGATCTCAAGCAGAAGCATGGACTCCAATTGAATATTTGCATACCCCGGATTTGCAACCCTGCATCGATCGTGAAAAAATATGGGATGCAGAACGACCTCAGGTTAGGAAAGAATATGCAGCAGCATTGGAAAAATGGAGAGAATACGCCGCCAAAGAACGAGCAGCAGGGAGAGAACCGAAAGAAGCTCCACACCCACCCGATGCTTTACGGGAATATCGCATTGCAGCGTCAATTTACAACGGCATGATTAAGCCACTAATCCCCTTCCGAATGAAAGGAGTAATCTGGTATCAGGGAGAAAATAATGAAGGGCGGGCAGAACAATATGGGATTTTATTGCCAACGATGATCAGAGCCTGGAGAGCCAAATGGCAACAAGGGAATTTTCCTTTTGGAATCGTACAATTGCCAAACTACCGGGATCATAAGACTCAACCCGTTGAAGATGCATGGAGTGATTTACGCGATGCTCAACGATGGACGGCAGACACGGTTAAGAATACCGGATTGATTGTTACCATTAATATTGGAGAAGCTCATAATATTCATTCTAAAGATAAACTTGACGTAGGAAAACGAATGTATTTATGGGCGCTGGATTTCGTCTATCACTATCCGGTGCTTGGTTCGGGGCCTTTTTTTCAAAATGCAATAGCGAAAGGGAAATACATCATTGTAAAATTTAAAGAAGCCGGTACAGGATTAAAAACGAAAGACGGAGAAGCATTGCATGAATTTGCTCTTGCCGGAGCAAGCAGACAATGGCATTGGGCACAGGCAAAAATTATAGGGAAAAATCTTGTAAAAGTATGGTCGAAAGCAGTACCAAAACCCGTAGCCGTACGCTATGCCTTCAACAGCAACCCACGCGATCCCAATCTCACGAATAATAGCGGACTCCCGGCATCACCCTTCCGTTCCGACAACTGGCCAGGCCCTACTGCCGGGAAACGATAACAACAAGTATATCTCACACGGGTTGACTTCAAATCAACCCGTGAATGTAAGATTTACACAAATAGATTAAACAGAATGAGGTAAAAACATTTCCTGAGATGATAATAAAAACGCAATCTGAAAAATGGAATTTTAGAATGTCATATCCACGTTGTGTAACAAATCTAATCGGGAGTTGTTTGGCTGTTCTTTTTACGCAGTTCTGCTACGGAGCCACTCCTGTAAAAATTGATTTTTCCGGATTGAAATCTTCCGGGGTAGTTCTTGCCGGCAATGGACATGCCTCGCCTATTCTGGTAGAGTCCACTAATAATGAAGCTGTATTGCGTGCCGCCCATGATCTTGCAAACGATTTTTACCATGTCACCGGATGTAAGCCAAAGCTGATACATGGACTCCCTGATAGAGTAAAAAATATTGTGATTGCAGGCACGCTCGGAAGCAGTCCCACCATTGACCGGCTAGCAGCAAAAGGAATACTTAAGACAACCGGCATCAAAGGAAAGTGGGAATCTTTTGTATGGCAGATTATCAAAAATCCATTACCCGGCATTTCCCATGCGCTGGTCATTGCCGGTAGCGACCGGCGCGGGACAATTTACGGCATTTATGAATTATCGCAACGAATCGGCGTATCACCCTGGTATTGGTGGGCTGACGTGCCTGTCAGGAAACAAAGATTTATTAGAGCCTGTGGGGAGCGTTTTGTAGTAGGTCCGCCTGCCGTAAAATACCGGGGCATTTTTTTGAATGATGAAGACTGGGGATTACGTCCGTGGGCATCGAAAACCTTTGACCCGAAAATCGGCAATATCGGGCCAAAGACCTATGCCAGGATTTTTGAACTGCTACTCCGGCTTCGGGCAAATTATCTCTGGCCGGCCATGCACCCTGGCACGACAGCATTTAATGCTTTCCCTCAGGATGCAAAATTAGCTGATGAGTATGGCATTGTTATGGGTTCATCCCACTGTGAACAAATGTTGCGGAATAATATCAGTGAATGGAACGAAAAAGAATATGGCGCATATAACTTCGTCACAAACGCTCAGGGTGTCCTGAAATATTGGGAACAGCGCATCCGTGAAAATGGAAAATATGAAAACATATATACACTTGGAATGCGCGGCATAAGCGATTCCGGTATGCCGGGCGGAGGTACACTCCTTCAAAAAGCTCAAAGACTACATACCATCATCTCAGATCAACGCAAGATGCTGGCCCGCTGGGTAAATCCAAATGTAAGAAAAGTACCCCAAATTTTTTGTCCCTATAAAGAGGTATTGCCGCTTTACCATCTCATGCCCAAGTTACCGGACGATATAACCTTGATGTGGCCGGATGATAATTACGGATATATTCGCGAATTTTCGAATGCCCAAGAACGCAAGCGCCATGGCGGAGCTGGCGTTTATTATCATGTTTCCTACTGGGGGCGTCCGCATGATTATTTATGGCTCTGTTCCACATCTCCTGGATTGATTGCCGAAGAAATGACCAAAGCCTGTGATTATGGAGCAAATAAAGTCTGGATCCTCAATGTAGGAGATTTAAAACCGGCAGAACTCGACATTGAATACTTTCTCCATCTGGCATGGAATCCGCATGCATGGAATGGCATGAATACCTACGATTTGCTGGAGAAACAATTTACCCGCGATTTCGGTGCGGCTTATGCGCCAAAACTGACCTCCATCATGTCCAAATACTATCGCCTGAATTTCCAGCGTAAGCCCGAACATATGCTGGTAAATTTGACTAACACATTTTCCACGACGCTCAACGGAGATGAAGCCGAACAACGCATAGAAGCTTGGCAAAAATTATCAACGCAAGCAGTAGCTGTCGGGAAGACTTTGCCTGTCCAATGGCATGATGCTTTCTTTGAGCTTGTCGGTTATCCTGTTGAAGCAGCGGCTGCAATGAATGAAAAATGCCTGGCACTGGATGAATATTATACTGGGATACACCAGAACCGTATCGACCGGTTGACTGAAGCAAGAGAGGCGCAAGCTCAAATTCATCGGCTCACAGACATTTACAACAACCAAATCGCCGGAGGAAAATGGCGTTATATGATGTCGGACAATCCGCGTGGGCAGCTTACATTAAATATTCCACAGCTACCCCAAAATGACACAAATGATGTTGTCAGGCATCAAAACATCCCTACAGCCATTAAGCCATCTCCTGTCTCATCTTGTTCCATGCCAGGAGCCGATTTCGTTGAAAAGGGCCATCATGTGATTATGGAAGCTGAACATGCATCCGCATTTATTCCAGGGAAAAAAGGGGTGTGTTGGAGAAAGATTGCAGGCGTGGGCTACAATGGCGAGGCCGTAACGGTGTTCCCTAGATTGATTCCTGTGCTTGATCAACCAAAAATGATTTTGAAAGACTCGCCTTGCCTTGAATATAAAGTCTGTCTAAAAGACACAGGTATATGGAAAGTGACTGTCCGGGCACTGCCCACGTTTTCCGTGCAAGCCGGAAAACCACAACGTTATGCCATTGCCTTTGACAACGCCTCTCCAAAAATCATTTCCTTACCTTACAGCACCAGTGAATACGACCGACAGTGGCAACAGGACGTTCTGCGTAACGCAGCATTAACCACCAGCCTGCATGCCATTCATACTGCCGGGTTGCATATCCTGAAGATATGGATGGTGGATCCTGGCATTGTCATTGATGCGATTGAAGCCGAAAGCGGAAATCATCACTCCCCGTTGGGATATGTATGGCCCTCTGAAACAAAAAATTAAATTATTTGAAGAAGAAAATGACTACCAAGTAGATCACAGAAATCCGAAGTCAAGAAAATTCAGAAATCGAAAAGTTCAAACAATCAATAGAATAAAAATAAATTTTTCGAATTACAATGTCCAAATAAGACACACAAGTCAACATCTAGTTGATCAAGTATCACAAAACAGCAACAGACTTGAGCAATACCTTCACTACAGGATCAAGAAAACCCTAATATCAACAATAAATTAAACACATGAAATACTTTTTTGTTTTTTCGACATTCTTACTGAGCATCCATATCTTTGCTATTCCAGAATCACCTTTACATCTGATCATTGCTCCAGGAACATTAGCTGCTACGTCGGTAACAATAGTTTGGGATAAGCCACAACATTACAGCAATATTAGCTGTTACCACCTTTCCCTCAATAATAAGTGTATTGGGACTTCAATGAAATGTAATTATCGAATAGAAGGATTGAGACCTGCTACCCTTTACACGGTATCAATTAAGACAGAAGATCAAACAGGCAAACTATCTCGAGCAACTCCTTCCATAGAATTTACCACACAGATTCAAGGAAAGATTATTAATGTGAATAATTTTGGGGCTAAAGGAGATGGCGTCACTGACAATACAAAAGCTATTCAGCAAGCGATAAATGCCTGCCCTAAATTCGGGACTGTATTGATTCCGAAGGGTACATTCCTTAGTGGTGCCCTGTTTCTGAAAAGCAATATGACCTTAGAGATTACCAAAGGAGGTGTACTGAAAGGTAGCAGTAACATCGATGATTACTTGCCAATGATTAATAATCGGTTTGAAGGTTGGGAATTAAAATCCTATGCCAGTTTAATCAACGCTGGCATCATAAATCATAAAGGTGGTTTTTCAATTAAAAACCTTTCCATCAAAGGGGAAGGCACAATCAGCGGCGGAGGCGGCAAGCTAGGTAACTCTATGCAAGAAAAAAGTGGTGCCAGAAGTCGTGCCAGGCTTATATTGTTAATGAACTGCAAAAACATTGAAATACATGGACTGCATAT
The sequence above is drawn from the Microbacter margulisiae genome and encodes:
- a CDS encoding glycosyl hydrolase family 28 protein gives rise to the protein MKIKLISLLTIGFTLLVIMAFKTNHKPTLYIIGDSTIAKDGGLIEGWGVPIATFFDTAKIVVENDARGGRSSRSFRYEGLWQKVVNKLQPGDYVLMQFGHNDGGKIDGDKYRASLKGIGDEEQEITRPDGSKEMVHTYGWYMRKYIDEAKAKGAIPIVCSPIPRNEWKDGKVIRNKTNYGGWAREVAHTEGAYFIDLNTLIANKYDQMGAEVVKQLFPQDHTHTSPTGATLNARMVVKGIRHLKDCPLKQFLRKEDSSFLITNYGAVGDGTTLNTKAIQNTIDWCAAEGGGTVIVPSGIFLSGAIFLKQGVNLMVEKNGVLKGTTNLADYPLVATRWEGTECQWTSAFINVFNMTGFHLSGEGTIDGSGEAWVQNGIIASKQPGYSKLSDRERYGRPRLIAIQDCKNVTISGLHLHNEACWCLFILYSQNITVQNLTIHAEHNIPMSDGIDIDSSKKIHVNNCDIDDDDDCISIKSGKDAEGRRIGRASQDILIEKCTFRYGGGGVAMGSEMSGGIKNVEIHDCVAEDGNWAPIRFKSQPSRGGVVENITYRNIILKNTRNAFDFNMAWRMVHPKPASNPLPVIRNIHIINVSGTVQSVGDMHGLAGSPISNVEFKNCNITAQTGFILDHVKNINLSGLTLKVAKGESIIRKN
- a CDS encoding sialate O-acetylesterase, producing the protein MTFAKITLPDVLNSGMVLQQKQKDPIWGTANPGEKITVEFAGQHKSTIANTTGHWKIWLEPMQASSTPRTMKISGTTNTIVLHDILIGEVWLCSGQSNMQLILESTNKGDSVIASANYPMLRLFNVSRAVAFKHQSGPLAIWEKCTPASVKDFSAAAYYFGLLLQKKLNVPVGIINASFGGSQAEAWTPIEYLHTPDLQPCIDREKIWDAERPQVRKEYAAALEKWREYAAKERAAGREPKEAPHPPDALREYRIAASIYNGMIKPLIPFRMKGVIWYQGENNEGRAEQYGILLPTMIRAWRAKWQQGNFPFGIVQLPNYRDHKTQPVEDAWSDLRDAQRWTADTVKNTGLIVTINIGEAHNIHSKDKLDVGKRMYLWALDFVYHYPVLGSGPFFQNAIAKGKYIIVKFKEAGTGLKTKDGEALHEFALAGASRQWHWAQAKIIGKNLVKVWSKAVPKPVAVRYAFNSNPRDPNLTNNSGLPASPFRSDNWPGPTAGKR
- a CDS encoding glycosyl hydrolase 115 family protein, translated to MIIKTQSEKWNFRMSYPRCVTNLIGSCLAVLFTQFCYGATPVKIDFSGLKSSGVVLAGNGHASPILVESTNNEAVLRAAHDLANDFYHVTGCKPKLIHGLPDRVKNIVIAGTLGSSPTIDRLAAKGILKTTGIKGKWESFVWQIIKNPLPGISHALVIAGSDRRGTIYGIYELSQRIGVSPWYWWADVPVRKQRFIRACGERFVVGPPAVKYRGIFLNDEDWGLRPWASKTFDPKIGNIGPKTYARIFELLLRLRANYLWPAMHPGTTAFNAFPQDAKLADEYGIVMGSSHCEQMLRNNISEWNEKEYGAYNFVTNAQGVLKYWEQRIRENGKYENIYTLGMRGISDSGMPGGGTLLQKAQRLHTIISDQRKMLARWVNPNVRKVPQIFCPYKEVLPLYHLMPKLPDDITLMWPDDNYGYIREFSNAQERKRHGGAGVYYHVSYWGRPHDYLWLCSTSPGLIAEEMTKACDYGANKVWILNVGDLKPAELDIEYFLHLAWNPHAWNGMNTYDLLEKQFTRDFGAAYAPKLTSIMSKYYRLNFQRKPEHMLVNLTNTFSTTLNGDEAEQRIEAWQKLSTQAVAVGKTLPVQWHDAFFELVGYPVEAAAAMNEKCLALDEYYTGIHQNRIDRLTEAREAQAQIHRLTDIYNNQIAGGKWRYMMSDNPRGQLTLNIPQLPQNDTNDVVRHQNIPTAIKPSPVSSCSMPGADFVEKGHHVIMEAEHASAFIPGKKGVCWRKIAGVGYNGEAVTVFPRLIPVLDQPKMILKDSPCLEYKVCLKDTGIWKVTVRALPTFSVQAGKPQRYAIAFDNASPKIISLPYSTSEYDRQWQQDVLRNAALTTSLHAIHTAGLHILKIWMVDPGIVIDAIEAESGNHHSPLGYVWPSETKN
- a CDS encoding glycosyl hydrolase family 28 protein: MKYFFVFSTFLLSIHIFAIPESPLHLIIAPGTLAATSVTIVWDKPQHYSNISCYHLSLNNKCIGTSMKCNYRIEGLRPATLYTVSIKTEDQTGKLSRATPSIEFTTQIQGKIINVNNFGAKGDGVTDNTKAIQQAINACPKFGTVLIPKGTFLSGALFLKSNMTLEITKGGVLKGSSNIDDYLPMINNRFEGWELKSYASLINAGIINHKGGFSIKNLSIKGEGTISGGGGKLGNSMQEKSGARSRARLILLMNCKNIEIHGLHIENSPCWTIQYVYSKCVSIHDLDIVSTARNGDGIDPDSSDSSYIFNCTFSTGDDCIAIKSGKNPDGYYIGKPTRYVRITDCNFLRGHGIAIGSEMSGGVSDVLIRDCKAGPLLYGMQIKATKDRGGYVKNVTVMDCKLQKITISSSLPYNNDGEPAPQVPTFDNFVFKNIDLSTAQTKGAVIDIHGFKDKNHKLNHVKFSNIVLPKDAEVSVSNAKNVQFFNVRTTTGNKPTFKILNSTNINY